A window from Rhizosphaericola mali encodes these proteins:
- a CDS encoding carboxymuconolactone decarboxylase family protein, whose protein sequence is MKTINVPARDQVTEQNQHLFDNLKKMVGFVPNLYATFANSDNALANYLTLQSGKTSLSGKEKEIVNLVVSQYNQCVYCLSAHTQIAKMQGFTDEQIIEIRKADITFDTKFNALSQLVKSSVENKGHATPEIVDAFFEAGYNEGNLVDVVVLIGDKIITNYLYAITNIPVDWPLAPEI, encoded by the coding sequence ATGAAAACAATAAATGTCCCAGCAAGAGACCAAGTAACTGAACAAAATCAACACTTATTTGACAATTTGAAAAAAATGGTAGGATTTGTTCCTAATTTATATGCAACATTTGCTAATTCTGATAATGCCTTGGCCAATTATTTAACTTTACAATCTGGTAAAACATCCTTAAGCGGAAAAGAAAAAGAAATCGTTAATCTCGTTGTAAGTCAATATAATCAATGTGTTTATTGTCTAAGCGCACACACACAAATTGCTAAAATGCAAGGTTTTACGGACGAACAAATCATCGAAATCCGCAAAGCAGATATCACTTTTGATACAAAATTTAATGCTTTATCTCAATTAGTAAAAAGTTCTGTGGAAAATAAAGGACATGCTACACCAGAAATTGTAGATGCCTTTTTTGAAGCGGGTTACAACGAAGGAAATTTGGTAGACGTGGTCGTATTAATCGGAGATAAAATTATCACTAACTATTTATATGCAATTACAAACATTCCAGTTGATTGGCCTTTAGCACCAGAAATTTAA
- a CDS encoding TolC family protein, with translation MRFWYNKYLSLIIVAIVMATIIGCKVNKPYVNRERIPDSLFRNPIGDSVNMASLSWKEIFQDTILQNLISEGIQSNLDLKTAIVNIKSAEANFDQSKLAFIPTATIDASAGAYHKLTNANTQGSATRIYQLYGLTSWQVDIWGKLSSTKKSMLATLLASDANRQAVQTQIVADIAAAYFQLMAYDAQLNIAQQSLTRYALDTTTMRKLKDADVVTGAAVVQSAANYYSVLATVPDIKNNIRQSENTISLLLGRSPGPIARDSLFNEPIYETLKIGVPTQLLANRPDVKQAEYQLRSYFELTNVARAYFYPALTITGEAGFYGTKLNNFFSTTSFFSNLVAGLTQPIFNNGLNKQRLKIAEANYEAAKYNYQKVLLTAGEEVSNALYQFNMVEEKKPSRTAQIANLQKAVHFTKELLKYTSTTNFTDVLTSEQNLLTAQHSSITDKLQQLQAVVNLYAALGGGTK, from the coding sequence ATGAGATTTTGGTATAATAAATATTTATCTTTAATAATTGTAGCTATAGTGATGGCGACTATAATTGGTTGTAAAGTTAACAAGCCCTATGTCAATCGTGAACGGATACCAGATAGTTTATTTAGAAATCCTATTGGAGATAGTGTTAATATGGCATCACTTTCATGGAAAGAAATTTTTCAAGATACTATTCTACAGAATTTAATTTCCGAAGGAATTCAAAGTAATTTAGATTTAAAAACTGCTATTGTAAATATAAAATCGGCAGAAGCTAATTTTGATCAAAGTAAATTGGCATTTATACCAACTGCTACAATTGATGCTTCTGCTGGAGCTTATCATAAACTAACCAATGCAAATACGCAAGGTAGCGCCACTCGAATCTATCAATTGTATGGTTTAACCTCTTGGCAAGTAGATATTTGGGGGAAATTGAGCAGTACAAAAAAGTCAATGTTAGCAACATTGTTAGCAAGTGATGCTAATCGTCAAGCAGTACAGACACAAATTGTTGCAGATATCGCAGCGGCATATTTTCAATTAATGGCATATGATGCTCAATTAAATATAGCTCAACAGTCATTAACGCGCTATGCATTAGATACAACTACTATGCGCAAATTAAAAGATGCAGACGTAGTTACTGGTGCAGCGGTGGTGCAAAGTGCTGCCAATTATTATTCTGTTTTAGCAACAGTTCCTGATATAAAAAATAATATTCGACAATCCGAAAATACGATTTCTTTATTGTTAGGTCGATCTCCAGGTCCAATAGCAAGAGATTCTCTGTTTAATGAACCTATTTATGAAACATTAAAAATAGGAGTGCCTACTCAACTACTTGCAAATAGACCAGATGTAAAACAAGCAGAATACCAGTTGAGAAGCTATTTTGAATTGACAAATGTGGCTCGTGCTTATTTCTATCCCGCATTAACAATAACTGGCGAGGCTGGTTTTTATGGAACTAAATTGAATAATTTTTTTAGTACTACATCCTTTTTCTCCAATTTAGTTGCAGGCTTAACTCAACCTATTTTCAATAATGGACTAAACAAACAAAGACTTAAAATTGCGGAAGCAAATTATGAAGCTGCCAAGTACAATTATCAAAAAGTACTATTAACTGCTGGAGAAGAAGTATCCAATGCATTGTATCAATTCAATATGGTGGAAGAAAAAAAACCATCTCGTACAGCACAAATTGCCAATTTACAAAAGGCTGTACATTTTACCAAAGAACTATTAAAATATACAAGCACAACTAACTTCACAGATGTACTTACTTCTGAGCAAAATCTTTTGACGGCTCAACATAGCTCTATTACAGATAAATTACAGCAGTTACAAGCTGTAGTGAATTTGTATGCAGCATTAGGAGGAGGAACAAAATAG
- a CDS encoding efflux RND transporter permease subunit, translating into MLKLFIRRPVLSTVISVIIIVLGIMGISSLPVAQYPDIAPPTIQVSASYPGANTTTLINSVVFPLEQQINGVEGMSYMTSSSSNTGTATISIFFSVGVDPDQAAVDVQNRISTVLSKLPAAVTQAGVTVRKQQNSNVLIVGLYSNSPQFDQKFLQNYAAINLVPQLQRANGVGGANVFGGAMTYSMRIWLEPDKMADYGLNPSDVTTALNNQNFNAAPGKVGDNGNQAFQYDLTYSGTLVSIDQFKNIIVKAIGDGQYLYLKDVARVELGTQTYTASTFINGRPGVSIAISQTPGSNAQDVILGAQKVMADAAKSFPSGIQSVELVNINNFLSESIDKVLHTLIECFLLVFLVILIFLQDVRSTIIHGISVPVSIIGTFFFLYIFGYSLNLLTLFALVLAIGIVVDDAVVVVEAVHSKLENGYTSPRKAAIDAMGEIAPAIVSITLVMASVFLPVTFMSGSAGVFYKQFGITLAFAIMISALNALTLSPALAAMFLKPPVHVKDGEKKTVLQKIKSGFNNGYDKVVNKYSNAVSSIAKRKWLTILIVLIFGGFFYIIIKSMPSSFVPSEDMGTVFVNVTLPAAATKERVQVVNHEIDSISRTIPEIQATMTTLGQNQLGGSGSSYGMLILRLTNWSKRPGVTDRMIIKELTEKTKHIPGVAINFMQQPTISGFGTSGGFTFQLEDRGGHSIQEFYAVSQKFLNTLNTRSEIQYAATAFNPNFPQYRVDVNVPKCEDNGIAPINILNLINVYYGSSYVSNFTEFGQQYEIILQADTIYRGNISQLSNIKIRNSSGTMTPISEYITMKKVYGPSTMARFNMYNAISVSGSPADGYSTGQAMQAINDVAVSDLPPGYSFEYSGISKEEQSTGAQAIIIFSLSLCFVYLLLSALYESYVLPFAVLFSLPIGLFGIFVFAKMFDIDDNIYVQICMIMLIGLLAKNAILMVEFSLEKRKEGMGLLESAIAGAKIRIRPILMTSLAFIFGLLPLVFSSGVGANGNKSIGIGSIGGMLFGTFLGVFVIPGLYVIFQGLQEKMGVNKYDENDELILDEK; encoded by the coding sequence ATGTTAAAACTTTTCATTAGAAGACCCGTACTAAGTACAGTTATTTCGGTGATTATAATCGTATTAGGTATTATGGGGATTAGTAGTTTGCCTGTAGCGCAATATCCAGATATAGCACCACCCACGATTCAAGTTTCCGCATCTTATCCAGGGGCGAATACTACCACCTTAATAAATAGTGTTGTTTTTCCTTTGGAACAACAAATCAATGGCGTGGAAGGGATGTCTTATATGACCTCTTCGTCTAGTAATACAGGAACTGCAACTATTAGTATTTTCTTTTCAGTAGGTGTCGATCCAGATCAAGCGGCTGTGGATGTACAGAATCGTATTAGTACCGTTCTGTCCAAATTGCCAGCTGCCGTAACTCAAGCGGGTGTTACTGTACGTAAACAACAAAATAGTAATGTGCTCATTGTCGGACTCTATAGTAATAGCCCACAATTTGATCAAAAATTTCTTCAAAATTATGCAGCGATCAATTTAGTACCTCAATTACAAAGAGCCAATGGAGTAGGAGGAGCCAATGTGTTTGGAGGTGCTATGACCTATTCTATGCGTATATGGTTAGAACCGGATAAAATGGCAGATTATGGCTTAAATCCTTCGGACGTCACAACCGCTTTAAATAATCAAAATTTTAACGCCGCTCCTGGGAAAGTTGGTGACAATGGAAATCAAGCATTTCAATATGATTTAACCTATTCTGGAACTTTGGTGTCTATAGATCAATTTAAAAATATAATAGTAAAAGCTATTGGTGATGGGCAATATTTATATTTAAAAGATGTCGCAAGAGTTGAACTAGGTACCCAGACTTACACTGCTTCAACTTTTATTAATGGTAGGCCTGGTGTTTCCATTGCTATCAGTCAGACTCCTGGATCAAATGCACAAGATGTTATTTTGGGGGCTCAAAAAGTAATGGCAGATGCGGCAAAGAGCTTTCCGTCTGGTATTCAATCGGTAGAATTAGTAAATATTAATAATTTTTTAAGTGAGAGTATTGACAAGGTATTACACACTTTAATAGAGTGTTTCTTACTTGTATTTTTAGTGATTTTAATCTTTTTACAGGACGTTCGTTCTACGATTATTCATGGTATTTCTGTACCTGTTTCTATTATTGGTACTTTTTTCTTTTTATATATATTTGGTTATAGTTTAAATCTACTCACTTTGTTTGCACTGGTTTTGGCAATCGGAATTGTAGTAGATGATGCAGTGGTAGTGGTGGAAGCTGTGCATAGTAAATTGGAAAATGGATATACTTCACCGAGAAAAGCAGCAATTGATGCAATGGGAGAAATCGCGCCTGCCATTGTTTCTATTACATTGGTAATGGCTTCAGTCTTTTTACCTGTAACTTTTATGAGTGGTTCGGCTGGTGTATTTTATAAGCAATTTGGTATTACGTTGGCATTTGCAATCATGATTTCTGCACTTAATGCATTAACACTAAGCCCCGCATTGGCAGCGATGTTTTTGAAACCACCAGTTCATGTGAAAGATGGGGAAAAAAAGACTGTTTTGCAAAAAATAAAGTCAGGATTTAATAATGGCTATGATAAAGTTGTAAATAAATATTCCAATGCGGTTAGTTCCATCGCGAAAAGGAAATGGTTGACCATTCTTATTGTTTTGATTTTTGGTGGCTTTTTTTACATTATAATTAAGAGTATGCCCTCAAGCTTTGTTCCTTCGGAAGATATGGGAACTGTCTTTGTGAATGTAACATTGCCTGCCGCGGCTACGAAAGAACGTGTCCAAGTCGTCAATCACGAAATTGACAGTATTAGTCGTACTATTCCCGAAATCCAAGCAACAATGACAACACTTGGTCAAAACCAATTAGGCGGTAGTGGGAGTTCTTATGGTATGTTGATTTTGAGATTGACGAATTGGAGCAAGCGTCCTGGTGTTACAGATAGAATGATCATAAAAGAATTGACTGAAAAGACGAAACACATTCCCGGAGTTGCTATTAATTTTATGCAACAACCTACAATAAGTGGTTTCGGAACAAGTGGTGGTTTTACTTTTCAACTAGAAGATAGAGGGGGGCATAGTATTCAAGAATTTTATGCAGTGTCTCAGAAATTTTTAAATACTTTAAATACTCGTTCAGAAATTCAATATGCCGCAACTGCATTTAATCCAAACTTTCCACAATATCGTGTAGATGTAAATGTACCCAAATGTGAAGACAATGGAATTGCCCCTATCAATATACTTAATTTGATCAATGTCTATTATGGAAGTTCGTATGTAAGTAATTTTACAGAATTTGGTCAGCAATATGAAATTATCCTACAAGCAGATACCATTTATCGTGGAAATATAAGTCAATTAAGTAATATTAAAATTAGAAATAGTAGCGGCACCATGACACCCATTTCAGAGTATATTACGATGAAAAAAGTCTATGGACCATCAACTATGGCAAGGTTTAATATGTATAATGCTATTTCTGTAAGCGGATCTCCTGCAGATGGCTATAGTACGGGACAAGCGATGCAAGCCATTAATGATGTCGCCGTATCTGACTTACCTCCGGGTTATAGTTTTGAATATAGTGGTATTAGTAAAGAAGAACAAAGTACTGGCGCTCAAGCTATTATTATATTTTCTTTGAGTTTGTGTTTTGTATATCTATTATTGAGCGCACTTTATGAAAGCTATGTTCTTCCTTTCGCCGTATTATTTTCCTTACCAATCGGGCTTTTTGGCATATTTGTATTTGCTAAAATGTTTGACATTGATGATAATATATACGTCCAGATTTGTATGATTATGTTGATTGGGTTATTGGCTAAAAATGCCATTTTAATGGTAGAATTTTCTTTGGAAAAGCGAAAAGAAGGAATGGGATTATTGGAGAGTGCCATTGCTGGTGCAAAGATTAGGATTCGTCCTATTTTAATGACCTCATTAGCTTTTATATTTGGTTTGCTGCCGTTGGTATTCTCTAGTGGTGTAGGTGCTAATGGTAATAAATCAATAGGTATTGGTTCTATTGGAGGTATGCTGTTTGGAACATTTTTAGGCGTTTTTGTGATTCCTGGATTATATGTAATATTCCAAGGTTTGCAAGAAAAAATGGGCGTTAATAAATACGATGAAAATGATGAATTAATTCTGGATGAAAAATAA
- a CDS encoding efflux RND transporter periplasmic adaptor subunit, producing the protein MHRIYFLILMIAFTACKSKMTETKTKAIQSYQVLELKPKEVTVYRDFPTTIQGQNVVEIRPMVSGYLEEIYVPEGATVTKGQLLFRIKNPQYEQDIKTAKAAVKIAVANVNTARMNVEKVRPLVEQDIVSKYELEAAQYTLQSQQAALAQANATLANAQTNQGYTYLRSPQNGVIGLIPYKIGALVSSTTTNPLTTLSNTSSVYAYFSFSERQLLGFMAHVAGNTMTEKLSHIPPVTLVLANGTIYPVKGKLETASGGIQSTTGTATLKATFSNSMGIIQNGSSATVRIPRDMDSALLVPAVAIYQLQDKSFVYKIIPGNKVISVAVNTSTTDDGDFLVITKGVKSGEKVLLNGLNISDSTVIKPMRINTDSLYNTMQTNSNP; encoded by the coding sequence ATGCATAGAATATATTTTCTCATTTTAATGATCGCTTTTACAGCCTGTAAAAGCAAAATGACCGAGACCAAAACAAAGGCAATTCAAAGTTATCAGGTATTGGAATTAAAACCGAAGGAAGTAACCGTATATAGAGATTTTCCAACAACTATACAAGGTCAAAATGTCGTTGAAATTCGTCCAATGGTATCTGGATATTTAGAAGAAATCTATGTACCAGAAGGTGCGACCGTTACAAAAGGCCAATTATTATTTAGGATCAAAAATCCGCAATACGAACAAGATATAAAAACAGCTAAAGCGGCAGTTAAAATTGCAGTTGCAAATGTGAATACTGCAAGAATGAATGTTGAAAAGGTTAGGCCGTTGGTGGAGCAAGATATTGTGAGTAAATATGAACTTGAAGCTGCTCAATATACCTTACAATCTCAACAAGCCGCATTGGCTCAAGCCAATGCAACCTTGGCAAATGCACAGACAAATCAAGGATATACTTATTTAAGAAGTCCACAAAATGGAGTGATCGGATTAATTCCTTATAAAATTGGTGCGTTGGTAAGTAGTACAACTACCAACCCTCTTACTACATTATCCAATACGTCAAGCGTGTATGCTTATTTCTCCTTTAGTGAGCGACAATTATTAGGTTTTATGGCTCATGTAGCAGGAAATACCATGACCGAAAAATTAAGTCATATACCACCCGTAACACTTGTGTTGGCAAATGGGACTATTTATCCTGTGAAAGGAAAATTAGAAACGGCTAGCGGAGGTATTCAAAGTACAACAGGAACGGCAACATTAAAAGCCACTTTCAGTAATTCGATGGGAATTATTCAAAATGGATCAAGTGCAACAGTGCGTATTCCTCGAGATATGGACAGTGCATTATTAGTGCCAGCTGTAGCCATTTATCAATTGCAAGACAAATCATTTGTATATAAAATCATTCCTGGGAATAAAGTAATAAGTGTCGCTGTAAATACATCAACTACAGATGATGGCGATTTTCTTGTAATTACAAAAGGTGTAAAAAGTGGGGAAAAAGTATTATTAAATGGTTTAAATATCAGTGATAGTACTGTTATAAAACCGATGCGTATCAATACGGATAGTCTTTATAATACCATGCAAACTAATTCTAATCCTTAA
- a CDS encoding sensor histidine kinase: MNQFPKAKLIRLSFTLSFAISLMMVFFFWASGKFQGIIIYRFVGAFIFFLLTNWVNIFLFQQTNKFNTSKIGKLLFLLISYIGTLLSWMTSWYVSRFLAHYVIHNSEIDKVTKFSIVALSVFCSDVVILLIQRLVISQYNESRKEIENLSLKANLADASNLLLRQQLQPHFLFNALATLKSLYKYNVGQGEEYLVHLASFLRESLLHKAAHTVLLEDELIFCNHYIKMQEIRFGAAMNYKVHISEKTAKTKHLPYFSLQPLIENAFKHNDFTEEKPLKIEIFEDEDYIVVRNNLKERRQVSESTGNGLSNLSERYKLLNEAPIQIITNDGRFDVRLKLLG, encoded by the coding sequence ATGAACCAATTTCCAAAAGCCAAATTAATCAGATTAAGTTTTACATTATCATTTGCTATTTCGCTCATGATGGTATTCTTTTTTTGGGCTTCTGGAAAGTTTCAAGGAATCATAATTTATCGATTCGTTGGTGCATTTATTTTTTTTTTACTGACAAACTGGGTAAACATTTTTTTATTTCAACAAACTAATAAATTTAATACTTCTAAAATTGGCAAACTATTATTTTTGTTAATTAGTTATATTGGAACTCTGCTATCCTGGATGACCTCGTGGTATGTTTCTAGATTTTTGGCCCACTACGTTATACATAATTCTGAAATTGATAAAGTAACTAAATTTTCCATAGTTGCCTTATCCGTTTTTTGTTCGGATGTTGTAATTTTATTAATCCAAAGATTGGTAATTTCCCAGTATAATGAATCTCGAAAAGAGATTGAAAACCTATCTCTAAAAGCAAATTTAGCAGATGCCTCAAATCTTTTATTACGCCAACAACTACAACCTCATTTTCTATTTAATGCCTTAGCTACACTGAAGTCCTTATACAAATATAATGTTGGGCAGGGTGAGGAATATCTAGTGCATCTAGCCAGTTTTTTAAGAGAATCCTTATTGCACAAAGCTGCACATACGGTATTATTGGAAGATGAGCTAATATTTTGTAATCACTATATAAAAATGCAGGAAATTCGATTTGGCGCTGCTATGAACTATAAAGTGCATATATCTGAAAAAACTGCGAAGACAAAACATTTACCTTATTTTTCCTTACAGCCTTTAATTGAAAATGCATTCAAACACAATGATTTTACAGAAGAAAAGCCACTTAAAATAGAAATATTTGAAGATGAAGATTACATCGTTGTGCGAAATAACTTAAAAGAACGAAGACAAGTATCTGAATCTACTGGCAACGGATTATCTAATCTCTCGGAACGCTATAAATTGTTAAACGAGGCACCGATCCAAATTATCACAAACGATGGTAGATTTGACGTGCGATTAAAATTATTGGGATAA
- a CDS encoding LytR/AlgR family response regulator transcription factor produces the protein MNIIIIEDERLTAADLQATIESIDNSLVVVKIIKSIEEGIFYFKKHVEVDLIFSDIRLGDGLSFEILGPLQIPVIFCTAYDEYALTAFKANGIDYILKPFTDKEVRLAIDKFKQLKGNQTENIQQQYEALSEIFKYSAPKPASLLIRLRDKIIPIKFEQFALFYLENNIVNAVTFDSETYHPSKTLDELEQMAGDAFFRVNRQYLIHRNVVKHASNILSRKLSISINIPHAADILISREKSPQFLKWLSGDL, from the coding sequence ATGAATATTATCATTATAGAAGACGAAAGACTTACTGCTGCAGACTTGCAAGCGACTATAGAATCTATTGATAACAGCTTAGTAGTGGTAAAAATAATAAAATCTATAGAAGAGGGTATCTTTTATTTTAAAAAGCATGTTGAGGTTGATTTGATATTTAGTGATATCCGTTTGGGGGATGGTTTAAGTTTTGAAATATTAGGACCCTTGCAGATTCCTGTAATTTTCTGTACGGCTTATGATGAATACGCATTGACAGCTTTTAAGGCCAATGGAATAGACTATATACTCAAACCTTTCACCGATAAGGAAGTGCGGCTCGCTATTGATAAATTTAAACAACTCAAAGGCAATCAAACCGAAAATATCCAGCAGCAATATGAAGCCTTGTCGGAAATTTTCAAATATTCCGCACCAAAGCCGGCTTCACTATTGATACGACTCAGAGATAAAATCATTCCGATAAAGTTTGAACAATTTGCTCTTTTTTATTTGGAAAATAATATTGTAAATGCCGTTACATTTGATAGTGAAACATATCATCCGAGTAAGACGTTGGATGAATTGGAACAAATGGCGGGCGATGCTTTTTTTCGGGTAAATAGACAATATTTGATTCATAGAAATGTCGTGAAACACGCATCCAATATACTTTCTAGAAAATTATCCATCAGCATCAACATACCGCATGCTGCCGATATATTAATAAGCCGGGAGAAATCGCCTCAATTTTTAAAATGGCTATCTGGTGATTTGTAA
- a CDS encoding DUF6268 family outer membrane beta-barrel protein, producing MRHLSLAVLCFLILNHTLAQKDTSKLSQPDSATMATIRARIIENAAILNPRLRQFYIAHEEQGTSDITSKYKDGTEASSGTFRIERTLINMNMPILQRGKSTLISSYGFVNQIFHIGTNMPNGSVENTTKSMQMLTAGLTYATQQKLFGKDLTIIGMTSGLFTASFDKAQLTAMAIASLTLKRTATTQMSVGAAFLYDPSSPSPFLPTFSYYHKFTDANLDFMLDLPYRLSIRRQFSQKFSLAFSNDMIGYNSFFDQANLTTDNRQKFVYSYLEVKSGFLAEYRLGKKAILSLSSGINSPLKSRIFENYSKPNDYLIKNNLHVVPYVQIGFSMLPFWNGLNL from the coding sequence ATGCGACATCTCTCTCTGGCAGTTCTCTGTTTTCTTATTTTGAATCATACATTGGCACAAAAAGATACAAGTAAACTCTCCCAACCAGATTCTGCAACAATGGCAACAATACGTGCGAGGATTATAGAAAATGCTGCAATATTAAATCCTCGATTACGACAATTTTACATAGCTCATGAGGAACAAGGGACGAGCGATATCACTTCTAAATATAAAGATGGCACAGAAGCTTCTAGTGGCACATTTCGTATCGAACGTACACTTATAAATATGAATATGCCCATATTGCAACGTGGAAAAAGTACATTAATTTCGAGTTATGGATTCGTCAACCAGATTTTTCATATCGGAACAAATATGCCTAATGGTTCAGTGGAAAACACTACCAAATCCATGCAAATGCTTACTGCTGGACTTACCTATGCAACGCAGCAAAAATTATTTGGAAAAGATTTAACTATTATTGGTATGACTAGTGGATTATTCACAGCTAGTTTCGATAAGGCTCAACTTACTGCTATGGCAATAGCGAGTCTTACGTTGAAAAGAACGGCAACGACACAGATGTCTGTAGGTGCAGCATTTTTATATGACCCCTCTAGTCCATCTCCATTTTTACCGACATTTAGTTACTATCATAAATTCACCGATGCCAATTTAGATTTCATGCTCGACTTGCCATATAGATTGTCTATTCGCAGACAATTTTCCCAAAAATTCTCTTTAGCATTTTCTAACGATATGATTGGTTACAATTCCTTTTTCGACCAAGCTAACCTAACCACGGATAACAGACAAAAATTTGTTTATTCTTATCTAGAAGTAAAATCAGGATTTTTAGCAGAATACAGATTGGGTAAAAAAGCTATTTTGAGCCTAAGTAGTGGCATCAATTCACCATTGAAATCGAGAATTTTCGAAAACTATTCTAAACCAAATGATTATTTAATTAAAAATAATTTGCATGTAGTTCCGTATGTGCAGATTGGATTTTCAATGTTACCGTTCTGGAATGGTTTGAATTTGTAA
- a CDS encoding helix-turn-helix domain-containing protein: protein MKVELTLNSIYDFHKFAHLPEPEHPLVSLIDYSLVQYPPEYTDIKWVQNFYSIGLKRNVSKKFNYGRQPYDFQEGVLALVAPQQVIRIEIDPNAEAEPSGWLLLVHPDFIWGTGLAQKLNTYDFFGYAVNEALFLSKKEELMLIDIFKNIQKEYQSNLDKFTQNIILSQIELLCNYTERFYERQFITRKKVNHEILSKLDQLLNEKIKEQNLLNNGIPSVTDIAEEMHLTPNYLTSLLKVFIGQTTQQYIQNKLIDKAKEKLSTTHLTISEIAYELGFEHPASFTKLFKSKTNLSPLEFRNLFN, encoded by the coding sequence ATGAAAGTAGAACTTACACTTAACTCGATATATGATTTTCACAAATTTGCACATTTACCCGAACCAGAGCATCCTTTGGTGAGCTTGATTGATTATAGTTTAGTGCAATACCCTCCAGAATATACCGATATTAAATGGGTTCAAAACTTTTATTCTATTGGATTAAAACGTAATGTTAGTAAGAAATTCAACTATGGGCGACAACCATATGATTTTCAAGAGGGCGTTCTAGCTTTGGTCGCTCCCCAACAAGTCATTCGTATAGAAATTGATCCCAATGCAGAAGCTGAACCTTCGGGTTGGTTGTTGCTCGTTCATCCAGATTTTATATGGGGAACTGGATTAGCTCAAAAGTTGAACACATATGATTTCTTTGGATATGCTGTAAATGAAGCACTTTTTTTATCCAAAAAAGAAGAACTCATGTTGATCGATATTTTTAAGAATATTCAAAAAGAATATCAGTCGAATTTGGATAAATTTACCCAAAACATTATTCTCTCGCAAATAGAGCTTTTATGTAATTATACAGAGCGATTTTACGAACGACAATTTATTACTAGAAAAAAGGTAAATCACGAAATTTTATCTAAGTTAGACCAATTATTAAATGAAAAGATCAAAGAACAAAATCTATTAAACAACGGGATTCCGTCTGTAACAGATATTGCAGAAGAAATGCATCTGACGCCCAACTATTTAACAAGTTTATTAAAAGTTTTTATAGGTCAAACAACACAACAATATATTCAAAATAAACTAATTGACAAAGCCAAAGAAAAGCTATCTACTACACATCTTACGATCAGTGAAATAGCATATGAATTAGGTTTTGAACATCCAGCATCATTTACAAAACTATTCAAATCTAAAACGAATTTGAGCCCTTTGGAATTTAGAAATTTGTTCAATTGA
- a CDS encoding SDR family oxidoreductase, which produces MELKDKVALITGASSGIGKGVAEILAQKGVKVVLAARSESKLHQIVDDLTTQGFTALACPMDVADKKSVQNAIEKIKNHFGKIDILINNAGIMPAADIDTFKINEWDQMVDINIKGVLNVTAAVLPELIQQRNGHIINLSSIAGRKLFKGLAVYCGTKYFVAAFSDIMRMEIGKKYNIRVTSIQPGAVATNLYDQITDTNYKKGMESLQNQMTFLTPNDIANSMIYALESPDYVDVSEIFILPTDQEW; this is translated from the coding sequence ATGGAATTAAAAGACAAAGTCGCCTTAATTACAGGTGCTTCAAGTGGAATCGGAAAAGGTGTAGCTGAAATATTAGCACAAAAAGGCGTAAAAGTTGTCCTTGCTGCACGTAGCGAATCTAAACTTCATCAAATCGTAGATGATTTAACGACACAAGGCTTTACGGCATTGGCTTGTCCAATGGATGTTGCAGATAAGAAAAGTGTTCAAAATGCAATCGAAAAAATCAAAAATCATTTTGGAAAAATAGATATCCTAATTAACAATGCTGGAATAATGCCTGCTGCGGATATTGACACATTTAAAATAAACGAATGGGATCAAATGGTGGACATCAATATCAAAGGAGTATTGAATGTAACTGCAGCAGTTTTACCAGAATTGATTCAACAAAGGAATGGACATATCATCAATCTTTCTTCAATAGCAGGAAGAAAATTGTTCAAAGGTTTAGCCGTGTATTGTGGTACTAAATATTTTGTAGCCGCTTTTTCTGATATTATGCGTATGGAAATTGGCAAAAAATATAATATTCGAGTGACAAGCATTCAACCTGGAGCGGTAGCAACAAATCTATATGATCAGATTACGGATACAAACTATAAAAAGGGTATGGAATCCTTACAAAATCAAATGACTTTTTTAACACCAAATGATATTGCCAATAGTATGATTTATGCATTAGAGTCTCCAGATTATGTGGACGTTTCTGAAATATTCATTTTGCCAACAGATCAAGAATGGTAA